From Bradyrhizobium sp. NDS-1, the proteins below share one genomic window:
- a CDS encoding ABC transporter substrate-binding protein, which produces MRFIAALVSAAGLLSAALIAPTSAQQAPLKIGVLSDFSSVYSDIGGMGNVEATKMAIEDFGGQMFGKPIEMLSADVLNKPDVASTIARKWWETEGVDMIIDLPTSATALAVMELSKQYEKIMIVTDAASSDITGKSCSPYTAHWTYDTYANAHTVGSAIVKTGGDTWFFLTADYVFGHSVERDTGDVVKAAGGKVLGSVKHPLNTADFSSFLLQAQASKAKIIGLANGGGDTINAIKQAGEFGIVAGGQNLAAIVMFISDVHSLGLKLAQGLIVTEAYYWDLNDKTRAFGKRFLERVKRMPTMNQAATYSATLHYLKAVQGAGTRDTKTVMAKMRELPVRDAFTDNGVLREDGRMVHSMYLFQVKKPEESKGPWDYYKLLAEVPADQAFRPLKDGGCPLVK; this is translated from the coding sequence ATGAGATTTATCGCAGCACTCGTGTCCGCGGCCGGCTTGCTGTCCGCTGCCCTCATCGCCCCCACCTCCGCCCAGCAGGCACCGCTCAAGATTGGCGTGCTCTCCGACTTCTCCTCTGTCTATTCCGACATCGGCGGCATGGGGAATGTCGAGGCGACCAAAATGGCGATCGAGGACTTCGGCGGCCAGATGTTCGGCAAGCCGATCGAGATGCTCAGTGCCGACGTGCTCAACAAGCCCGACGTCGCCTCCACCATCGCCCGCAAATGGTGGGAGACCGAAGGCGTCGACATGATCATCGACCTGCCGACCTCGGCGACCGCGCTTGCCGTGATGGAGCTGTCGAAGCAGTACGAGAAGATCATGATCGTGACTGACGCGGCGAGCTCCGACATCACCGGAAAGTCGTGCTCGCCCTACACCGCGCACTGGACCTACGACACCTACGCCAACGCCCACACCGTCGGCAGCGCCATCGTCAAGACCGGCGGCGACACCTGGTTCTTCCTCACCGCCGACTACGTGTTCGGTCATTCGGTCGAACGCGATACCGGCGACGTGGTGAAGGCGGCGGGCGGCAAGGTGCTCGGCAGCGTCAAGCATCCGCTCAACACGGCGGATTTCTCCTCGTTCCTGCTCCAGGCGCAGGCCTCAAAGGCCAAGATCATCGGGCTCGCCAACGGCGGCGGCGACACCATCAACGCGATCAAGCAGGCCGGCGAGTTCGGCATCGTCGCCGGCGGCCAGAACCTGGCTGCGATCGTGATGTTCATCTCCGACGTGCACAGCCTCGGCCTCAAGCTCGCGCAGGGGCTGATCGTCACCGAGGCGTATTACTGGGATCTCAACGACAAGACCCGCGCCTTCGGCAAGCGGTTCCTGGAGCGCGTCAAGCGCATGCCGACGATGAACCAGGCCGCGACCTACAGCGCCACGCTGCATTACCTCAAGGCCGTACAGGGTGCGGGCACCCGCGATACCAAGACGGTGATGGCGAAGATGCGCGAGCTGCCGGTACGCGACGCCTTCACCGACAACGGCGTGCTGCGCGAAGACGGCCGCATGGTGCACAGCATGTACCTGTTCCAGGTGAAGAAGCCGGAGGAGTCGAAAGGACCGTGGGATTACTACAAGCTGCTCGCCGAGGTGCCCGCCGACCAGGCGTTCCGGCCTCTGAAGGATGGCGGCTGCCCGCTGGTGAAGTGA